The DNA region CGCCCCCGAGCCGCGCCATGGAGCACGACAGGGCCATGGAGGTCTACGGTGACTGCCGGGGGCGCGAGGGCCGCGGGGGCTGGTCCCGGTTTGCCCTTGGGGGCTGAGGGGGGGAACCGCGGCGGGTCCTGAGGGGCTCGGAGCCGTGAGGGGGCCCCGAGGGGCTGGGGCGGGGGGAAAGGGCCGGGCTTGGCTTCTTGGGCGCGTTCCTGGTGGCTCCAAAGAGGAGCAACATCACAGCGCTGGGAAGGGTGTGCTGGTGAAAATACCTCTGGTGAAACCCGGGAAGATTCCTTACCTTGCTCGCTGTCTCGTACTCAGACATAATCCGGACCATCCGGGACCCGGAGAAGCCCAACACTTTGGAAGAACTGGAAGTGGTGACGGAAAACTGCGTGGAAGTGCAGGAGATAGGGGAGGAGGAATATCTGGTCATCATCAGGTTTACACCAACAGTACCTCATTGCTCCTTGGCCACTCTCATCGGTGAGAGTCCTACAATTAAATCAGGAACAAAGAGCACCAGGTTAACTGGAGGCTGTCTGGGTGCCCTCAGTCCCAGTTCAGAGCCAGTCTGGCCTGGCTGTGTTGGTTTGACCAGGAATTGCAGCCTGAGAACCCAACCACCAATgcaaccaaaccaaacaccaaaccaagcaaaaaaccccaaatccagggAAATGGGGACACCCATCTGTTTGTGCCATGATAGGGAAGCTCTTCCAAGAGAACCTCTCAGAACTCTGCTGGGAAGTTGGACAGAATTCCTTCTTTGTATTCTCTAAGTTACTTCTTTAATGTTATTAACTGACAATTTGTCAGctcttaaattaaaaagaaaatacagctttctGCTTGTCCCCTTTCCTCTGTGGCTTGTGCTGCTCAGAATACAAAAGCACATTGCCAGTTACACTGATTGTTAAACATGGATTCTCTGAAAATGCACCTCAGACCTTGAGTTTTACTGGAAGATCtcttttgtgttctgttttaACAGGCCTTTGTTTAAGAATAAAACTTCAGAGATGTTTGCCTTTTAGACACAAGGTAAAGTGGTTTGAAGCCTACTCTAAATTCCATGAATGAATGGGAAGCTCTCTAAATTAACACAGTTATTCACAGACCTTTAGAGACTTGACCAAAACAATTTAAAGAATACATCAACTACCTCAGGATTTCTGCCGTTGATTTTTGGGCGGTTGTTCTGTTTTTGTAGCTCCCAGCTGAACACTTTAAGGGGGGTTTCCTGCCACCAGTGCCCGGGTGTGGCAGC from Prinia subflava isolate CZ2003 ecotype Zambia chromosome 15, Cam_Psub_1.2, whole genome shotgun sequence includes:
- the CIAO2A gene encoding cytosolic iron-sulfur assembly component 2A, whose product is MALVLALLSQALGRVWRSPGSSARHAPPSRAMEHDRAMEVYDIIRTIRDPEKPNTLEELEVVTENCVEVQEIGEEEYLVIIRFTPTVPHCSLATLIGLCLRIKLQRCLPFRHKLEIYISEGTHSTEEDINKQINDKERVAAAMENPNLREIVEQCVTEPD